From Myotis daubentonii chromosome 15, mMyoDau2.1, whole genome shotgun sequence, one genomic window encodes:
- the LOC132216877 gene encoding general transcription factor II-I repeat domain-containing protein 2-like — MLLFKLAKASKPLSEGEFLKECMIETAGLLCPESKGKFEKLNLSRRTVTHRVELIDEDLASKLNSKAEFFKFYSLALDESNDVKDTAQLLIFIRGISDNFEITEEFLAMEPLKGKTRGEDLYDRVSTVIEKMKLPWSKLANVMTDGSPNLTGKNVGLLKRIQDKVKEENPNQDVIFLHCIIHQESLCKSILQLNHVVNPVVKLVNFIRAKGLQHRQFIKFLEETDMDHHDLLYHSRVRWLSLGKVFQRVWELKEEIGAFLKLKGKSDEFTELSDKNWLCDFAFAVDIFSHLNELNVKLQGKDQYVHDMYTNVKAFKSKLIFFSRQISDKVFTHFPTLATQKETIQNVKKYSKSLDDLHAEFCRRFSDVEKIDQSLQLVACPLSQNPETAPEEVQLELIDLQSDFVLKDKFSSLELRDFYASLNEATFPNIRRMAQKILVLFGSTYVCEQTFSVMNINKAPHRSSLTDEHLRSILRIATTKLTPDFDALAKKGDQQHCSH; from the coding sequence atgctattattcaaattagcaaaagctagcaaacctctctctgaaggcgagtttttgaaagaatgtatgatagagacagcaggtctcttgtgtccagagagcaaaggcaagtttGAAAAACTCAACTTATCGCGCAGGACAGTGACTCATCGAGTGGAACTGATTGATGAAGACTTGGCCAGCAAGTTAAATAGTAAGGCagagttctttaagttttattcactagcattggatgaaagtaatgacgtaaaggacactgctcagctcttaatttttatccgagggattagtgacaattttgaaattacgGAGGAGTTTTTAGCCATGgagccactgaaaggaaaaacacgGGGAGAGGACTTATATGACCGGGTGTCTACTGTCATCGAGAAAATGAAGCTACCATGGAGTAAACTTGCTAATGTCATGACAGATGGATctccaaatttaactggaaaaaatgttggactgctaaaaagaattcaggataaagtaaaagaggagaaccctaaccaagatgttatttttcttcactgtattatTCACCAGGAATCATTGTGCAAGTCTATATTACAACTTAATCATGTTGTTAATCCAGTCGTAAAGCTTGTTAATTTCATTCGAGCAAAGGGACTTCAGCACCGTCAGTTTATTAAGTTTCTGGAGGAAACTGATATGGATCACCACGACTTACTTTACCACTCTCGTGTCCGCTGGTTGAGTTTGGGCAAAGTTTTCCAACGAGTGTGGGAGCTCAAAGAAGAGATTggtgcatttttgaaattaaaggggaagtctgacgaatttactgagctgagtgacaagaattggctgtgtgactttgcatttgctgtagatatattttcacatttgaatgagctaaatgtgaagctacagggaaaagatcagtatgtacatgacatgtacactaatgtgaaagcctttaaatcgaagctgattttcttttccagacaaatttcagacaaagtcttcactcattttcccacactagccacacagaaggagaccatccaaaacgtgaagaaatacagcaaatcaCTGGATGACCTGCATGCAGAATTCTGTCGTCggttttctgatgttgaaaaaattgaccagtcacttcaactggtggcctgtcctttgtcacaaaaccctgaaacagcaccagaagaggtgcaaCTGGAACTCATCGATCTTCAGTCTGACTTTGTCCTAAAGGATAAATTCAGCTCTCTTGAACTAAGAGACTTTTATGCTTCACTTAATGAAGCCACTTTTCCAAACATCCGGAGGATGGCACAGAAGATACTGGTGCTGTTTGGGTCAACCTATGTTTGTGAGCAGACATTTAGTGTCATGAACATCAACAAAGCCCCTCACAGATCCAGCTTAACTGACGAACACCTCAGATCTATCCtgagaatagccacaacaaaactaactccagactttgatgcattagctaaaaaaggagaccaacaacactgttcccactga